The following are encoded together in the Streptomyces rapamycinicus NRRL 5491 genome:
- the folP gene encoding dihydropteroate synthase — MLRLGRREFGENDRVIMAIVNRTPDSFYDQGATFRDEPALTRVEQAVADGAAIIDVGGVKAGPGDEVSAEEEARRTVGFVAEVRRRHPDVVISVDTWRHEVGEAVCAAGADVLNDAWGGVDPKLAEVAARYGAGLVCTHAGGARPRTRPHRIGYDDVVEDILRVTLELAERAVELGVRRDGIMIDPGHDFGKNTRHSLEATRRLGELTETGWPVLVSLSNKDFVGESLDRPVKERLIGTLATTAVSAWLGARIYRVHEVAETRQVLDMVSSIAGHRPPAVARRGLA; from the coding sequence ATGCTGCGGCTGGGACGACGTGAGTTCGGCGAGAACGACCGGGTGATCATGGCGATCGTGAACCGGACACCGGATTCCTTCTACGACCAGGGTGCGACCTTCCGCGACGAGCCCGCCCTGACCCGGGTGGAGCAGGCGGTCGCGGACGGCGCCGCGATCATCGACGTCGGCGGCGTCAAGGCCGGCCCGGGCGACGAGGTGAGCGCCGAGGAGGAGGCGCGCCGCACGGTGGGCTTCGTGGCCGAGGTGCGCAGGCGCCATCCGGACGTGGTGATCAGCGTGGACACCTGGCGCCATGAGGTCGGCGAGGCGGTCTGCGCCGCGGGCGCGGATGTGCTCAACGACGCCTGGGGCGGGGTCGACCCCAAGCTGGCCGAGGTCGCCGCCCGCTACGGCGCCGGGCTGGTGTGCACCCACGCGGGCGGGGCCCGGCCGCGCACCCGCCCGCACCGGATCGGCTACGACGATGTGGTGGAGGACATCCTGCGGGTCACCCTGGAGCTCGCGGAGCGCGCCGTCGAGCTGGGGGTGCGGCGCGACGGGATCATGATCGACCCGGGCCATGACTTCGGTAAGAACACCCGCCACTCACTGGAGGCGACGCGCCGGCTGGGCGAGCTGACGGAGACCGGCTGGCCCGTCCTGGTCTCGCTGTCCAACAAGGACTTCGTCGGCGAGAGCCTGGACCGCCCGGTCAAGGAGCGGCTGATCGGCACGCTCGCGACGACCGCCGTATCGGCCTGGCTGGGGGCCCGGATCTACCGGGTGCACGAGGTGGCGGAGACCCGTCAGGTGCTGGACATGGTGTCGTCCATCGCGGGCCACCGGCCCCCGGCGGTCGCCCGCCGGGGACTGGCCTGA
- a CDS encoding TIGR00730 family Rossman fold protein encodes MGNAEEERALREQRLGPVVRRRHQMRPETTDQRLLDTQGATHWVHEDPFRVMRIQSEFVEGFGTLAELGRAISVFGSARTPEGSPEYEAGVRIGRALAEAGFGVITGGGPGAMEAANRGATEAGGVSVGLGIELPYEQGLNPYVDIGVNFRYFFVRKTMFVKYAQGFVVLPGGLGTLDECFEALTLVQTKKVTRFPIVLFGSAYWKGLVDWLTNTLIAEGKASPHDLDLFHLTDDIDEVIDLVTKESGP; translated from the coding sequence GTGGGCAACGCCGAAGAAGAGCGAGCGCTGCGGGAGCAGCGTCTGGGCCCGGTCGTGCGCCGCCGCCATCAGATGCGACCCGAGACGACCGACCAGCGGCTCCTGGACACCCAGGGGGCCACCCACTGGGTGCACGAGGACCCGTTCCGGGTGATGCGCATCCAGTCGGAGTTCGTCGAGGGCTTCGGCACCCTGGCGGAGCTGGGCCGGGCGATCAGCGTGTTCGGTTCCGCCCGTACGCCCGAGGGGTCCCCGGAGTACGAGGCGGGGGTGCGGATCGGCCGGGCGCTCGCGGAGGCGGGCTTCGGGGTGATCACCGGCGGCGGCCCCGGCGCGATGGAGGCGGCCAACCGCGGTGCGACCGAGGCGGGCGGTGTCTCGGTCGGGCTGGGCATCGAGCTGCCGTACGAGCAGGGCCTGAACCCGTACGTCGACATCGGGGTCAACTTCCGCTACTTCTTCGTGCGAAAAACGATGTTCGTGAAGTACGCCCAGGGGTTCGTGGTGCTGCCCGGCGGGCTCGGCACGCTCGACGAGTGCTTCGAGGCGCTCACCCTCGTCCAGACCAAGAAGGTCACCCGCTTCCCGATCGTCCTCTTCGGCAGCGCCTACTGGAAGGGCCTGGTCGACTGGCTCACCAACACCCTCATCGCCGAGGGCAAGGCGTCCCCGCACGATCTGGACCTGTTCCACCTCACCGATGACATCGACGAGGTGATCGACCTGGTGACCAAGGAGTCCGGCCCCTGA
- the fdxA gene encoding ferredoxin — translation MTYVIAQPCVDLKDKACIEECPVDCIYEGQRSLYIHPDECVDCGACEPVCPVEAIFYEDDTPEEWKDYYKANVEFFDELGSPGGASKLGLIERDHPFIAALPPQEHDE, via the coding sequence GTGACCTACGTCATCGCGCAGCCTTGTGTCGACCTGAAGGACAAGGCGTGCATCGAGGAGTGCCCCGTCGACTGTATCTACGAGGGCCAGCGGTCCTTGTACATCCACCCGGACGAATGCGTCGACTGCGGGGCCTGTGAGCCGGTCTGCCCGGTCGAGGCGATCTTCTACGAGGACGACACTCCGGAGGAGTGGAAGGACTACTACAAGGCGAACGTCGAGTTCTTCGACGAGCTCGGTTCGCCCGGTGGCGCGAGCAAGCTCGGCCTGATCGAGCGGGACCACCCCTTCATCGCCGCGCTTCCGCCGCAGGAGCACGACGAGTAA
- a CDS encoding sensor histidine kinase, protein MADRAEWTDGDPEVRPGGRRRLTWWADAMAYDEENDRVAAIGQPPENRKQALVKLMWIGIWMAYMGAPVSDLADGHHTAPATVCGGLGLLVFVAVYLMLVFRHTGRALSRAAVLGALGMISVLAAVLTLTMGDAWLVLSVYVSVAFGAVLPLRLSSWAIPLNTAFMVGIGVLVRGSHGLVSALVIPSLLGGFAMSAVGQMVRTTRALRAARATVAQLAANEERLRLARDLHDLLGHSLSLITLKSELAGRMLPDKPEQAARQVADIERVSRQALVDVREAVSGFRRPTLEAEVAGARTALAAGGIAADLSRAGIHHPDLPPDQEGALAWALREAVTNVVRHSGARRCAVTLDETGDELRLTVTDDGRGATGPHGNGLTGLAERLQLADGRLETGPGERGGFTLRALVPLSRGARVELPSKAAP, encoded by the coding sequence ATGGCTGACCGGGCCGAGTGGACCGACGGCGATCCGGAAGTCCGCCCCGGCGGGCGCCGCCGGCTGACCTGGTGGGCCGACGCGATGGCGTACGACGAGGAGAACGACCGGGTGGCCGCCATCGGGCAGCCCCCCGAGAACCGCAAACAGGCGCTGGTCAAGCTGATGTGGATCGGGATCTGGATGGCCTATATGGGCGCGCCGGTGAGCGATCTGGCCGACGGCCACCACACCGCCCCGGCCACCGTGTGCGGCGGTCTCGGCCTGCTGGTCTTCGTCGCCGTCTATCTGATGCTGGTCTTCCGGCACACCGGGCGGGCGCTGAGCCGGGCCGCGGTCCTGGGGGCGCTGGGCATGATCAGCGTCCTCGCCGCCGTGCTCACCCTCACCATGGGCGACGCCTGGCTGGTGCTCTCGGTCTATGTGTCCGTCGCCTTCGGGGCGGTGCTGCCGCTGCGGCTGTCGAGCTGGGCGATCCCGCTGAACACGGCGTTCATGGTGGGTATCGGGGTGCTGGTGCGCGGCTCGCACGGACTGGTGTCCGCCCTGGTCATCCCCTCGCTGCTCGGCGGCTTCGCGATGAGCGCGGTGGGGCAGATGGTCCGCACCACCCGGGCGCTGCGCGCCGCCCGCGCCACCGTGGCCCAGCTCGCCGCCAACGAGGAGCGGCTGCGGCTCGCCCGCGATCTGCACGATCTGCTGGGCCACTCGCTCTCCCTGATCACGCTCAAGAGCGAGCTGGCGGGCCGGATGCTGCCCGACAAGCCCGAGCAGGCGGCGCGGCAGGTGGCCGATATCGAGCGGGTCAGCAGGCAGGCGCTGGTGGACGTCAGGGAAGCGGTCAGCGGCTTTCGCCGCCCCACTCTGGAGGCCGAGGTCGCCGGGGCCCGTACCGCCCTCGCCGCCGGGGGCATCGCCGCCGATCTGAGCCGGGCCGGTATCCACCACCCCGACCTCCCGCCCGACCAGGAGGGGGCGCTGGCCTGGGCGCTGCGCGAGGCGGTCACCAATGTGGTGCGGCACAGCGGGGCGCGGCGCTGTGCGGTGACGCTCGACGAGACGGGCGACGAGCTGCGCCTGACCGTCACCGACGACGGCCGCGGCGCCACCGGCCCGCACGGCAACGGGCTCACCGGGCTGGCCGAGCGGCTCCAGCTGGCCGACGGCCGCCTGGAGACCGGCCCCGGCGAGCGCGGCGGCTTCACCCTCCGGGCCCTGGTCCCGCTCTCCCGCGGCGCCCGCGTGGAGTTGCCCTCGAAGGCCGCGCCGTAG
- a CDS encoding DivIVA domain-containing protein, producing the protein MFLFLLIALVVVVGGVTLAVVGGGDGPLTDAPPDRLDDPLPADRPLARADVESLRLPMTLRGYRMADVDDVLGRLGAELAERDARIAELETALAGPRPKPLSPSGPGPDPLSAPESDHGFGPGGLEGAGPERRGFEDGGFEDGDFEGRGFDAFGRRGIDGNGFEGRGYEGHGA; encoded by the coding sequence GTGTTCTTGTTCTTGCTGATCGCGCTTGTCGTTGTGGTCGGCGGGGTCACGCTCGCCGTCGTCGGCGGCGGTGACGGTCCGCTCACCGACGCGCCCCCGGACCGGCTGGACGATCCGCTGCCCGCCGACCGGCCGCTGGCGCGCGCCGATGTGGAGTCGCTGCGGCTCCCCATGACGCTGCGGGGCTACCGGATGGCGGACGTGGACGATGTGCTGGGGCGCCTCGGCGCCGAGCTCGCCGAGCGCGACGCCCGGATCGCCGAGCTGGAGACGGCGCTCGCCGGTCCGCGTCCGAAGCCCTTGTCGCCCTCCGGGCCCGGCCCCGATCCGCTGTCGGCCCCGGAGAGCGACCATGGTTTCGGGCCGGGCGGCCTCGAGGGCGCGGGCCCGGAGCGGCGCGGTTTCGAGGACGGCGGCTTCGAGGACGGCGATTTCGAGGGCAGGGGCTTCGACGCCTTCGGGCGGCGCGGTATCGACGGGAACGGCTTCGAGGGCCGCGGTTACGAAGGGCATGGCGCATGA
- a CDS encoding DNA-binding response regulator, with translation MVREALAALLGLDDEIEVVAQVARGDEVVDATRTHRPDVALLDIEMPGMSGIEAAAALHRAEPGIRIVILTTFGRPGYLRRAMESGADAFLVKDAPAAQLADAIRRVLRGERVIDPTLAAAALVDGASPLTAREREVLRASADGSTNAELARALNLSAGTVRNYLSTAIQKTAARNRADAVRIARDKGWL, from the coding sequence ATGGTGCGGGAGGCGCTGGCCGCGCTCCTCGGGCTCGACGACGAGATCGAGGTCGTCGCGCAGGTGGCGCGCGGCGACGAGGTCGTGGACGCCACCCGGACCCATCGCCCCGATGTGGCGCTGCTGGACATCGAGATGCCCGGTATGAGCGGGATCGAGGCCGCCGCCGCGCTGCACCGGGCCGAGCCCGGGATCCGGATCGTGATCCTGACCACCTTCGGCCGCCCCGGCTATCTGCGCCGCGCCATGGAGTCCGGCGCCGACGCCTTCCTGGTCAAGGACGCCCCGGCGGCGCAGCTCGCGGACGCGATACGGCGGGTGCTGCGCGGGGAGCGGGTGATCGACCCCACGCTGGCCGCCGCCGCGCTCGTGGACGGGGCCAGCCCGCTGACCGCGCGGGAGCGCGAGGTGCTGCGCGCCTCGGCGGACGGTTCGACCAACGCGGAGCTGGCCCGCGCCCTGAACCTGTCGGCGGGCACGGTCCGCAACTACCTCTCCACGGCCATCCAGAAGACCGCCGCCCGCAACCGCGCCGACGCCGTCCGCATCGCCCGCGACAAGGGGTGGCTGTAG
- a CDS encoding enoyl-CoA hydratase-related protein, translated as MADAVLYDLTEGLATITLNRADAMNALNIDTKEALRDALLQAAESPAVRAVLLTGSGPRAFCVGQDLKEHIGLLAADRDGGGEGSTMSTVALHYNPIVTAIAGMPKPVVAAVNGVAAGAGAGFAFAADYRIVADTASFNTSFAGVALTADSGVSWTLQRLIGYGRAADLLLFPRTIDAQEALGLGIAHRVVPAAELASEAAAVARRLAEGPTAAYAAIKESLAFAAGHTLTEALAMEDELQRRAGASDDHAIAVNAFVNKEKPRFTGR; from the coding sequence ATGGCCGACGCCGTGCTCTACGACCTCACCGAGGGTCTCGCGACGATCACGCTGAATCGTGCCGACGCGATGAACGCCCTGAACATCGACACCAAGGAGGCGCTGCGCGACGCGCTGTTGCAGGCCGCGGAGAGCCCGGCGGTACGGGCCGTGCTGCTCACCGGCTCCGGGCCGCGCGCCTTCTGCGTCGGCCAGGACCTCAAGGAGCACATCGGACTGCTGGCCGCCGACCGCGACGGCGGCGGCGAGGGCTCGACCATGAGCACGGTGGCGCTGCACTACAACCCGATCGTCACCGCGATCGCCGGGATGCCGAAGCCCGTGGTCGCCGCGGTCAACGGCGTCGCGGCGGGCGCCGGGGCGGGCTTCGCCTTCGCCGCCGACTACCGGATCGTCGCCGACACCGCCTCCTTCAACACCTCCTTCGCCGGGGTCGCGCTGACCGCCGACTCGGGGGTTTCCTGGACCCTTCAGCGGCTGATCGGCTACGGCCGGGCGGCTGATCTCCTGCTCTTCCCGCGCACCATCGACGCCCAGGAGGCGCTCGGCCTGGGCATCGCCCACCGGGTGGTCCCGGCGGCCGAGCTGGCCTCCGAGGCGGCGGCGGTCGCCCGGCGGCTGGCCGAGGGACCCACCGCGGCCTATGCGGCGATCAAGGAGTCCCTGGCCTTCGCCGCGGGCCACACCCTCACCGAGGCCCTGGCCATGGAGGACGAGTTGCAGCGCCGCGCGGGGGCCTCGGACGACCACGCCATCGCGGTGAACGCGTTCGTGAACAAGGAGAAGCCGAGGTTCACCGGCCGCTGA
- the dapC gene encoding succinyldiaminopimelate transaminase encodes MPPVSARLPVFPWDRLEPYKATAAAHPDGIVDLSVGTPVDPVPELIRAALADASDSPGYPTVWGTAALRDALTGWVERRLGAAGATHTQVLPVVGSKELVASLPAQLGLGPGDRVAFPRLAYPTYEVGARLAGAEPVPYDERTFAAGATGTELDPAGLKLLWLNSPSNPTGRVLSQDELRTAVAWARAHGVLVVSDECYLELGWEADPVSVLHPEISGGSFEGLVAVHSLSKRSNLAGYRAAFLAGDEAVLGELLKIRKHGGMMVPAPVQAATVAALGDDKHVTEQRERYERRRAALRSALAGHGLRVEHSEASLYLWATRDEPCWDTVGALAELGILVAPGEFYGAAGERHVRVAFTATDERVEAAVRRLAG; translated from the coding sequence GTGCCACCCGTCTCCGCCCGTCTCCCGGTCTTCCCCTGGGACCGGCTCGAACCGTACAAGGCGACCGCCGCGGCCCACCCCGACGGCATTGTCGACCTCTCGGTGGGCACCCCCGTCGACCCGGTCCCCGAGCTGATCCGCGCGGCGCTCGCCGACGCCTCGGACAGCCCCGGCTATCCGACCGTCTGGGGCACGGCCGCGCTGCGTGACGCACTCACCGGCTGGGTGGAGCGGCGGCTGGGCGCGGCCGGGGCGACCCACACCCAGGTGCTGCCGGTGGTCGGCTCCAAGGAGCTGGTGGCCTCGCTGCCGGCGCAGCTGGGCCTGGGCCCCGGCGACCGGGTCGCCTTCCCGCGGCTCGCCTACCCGACGTACGAGGTGGGCGCGCGGCTGGCGGGCGCCGAGCCGGTGCCGTACGACGAGCGGACATTCGCGGCCGGCGCCACGGGCACGGAGCTCGACCCGGCCGGGCTGAAGCTGCTCTGGCTCAACTCCCCGTCCAACCCCACCGGCCGGGTGCTGTCCCAGGACGAACTGCGCACCGCGGTCGCCTGGGCCCGCGCCCACGGGGTGCTGGTGGTCAGCGACGAGTGCTATCTGGAGCTGGGCTGGGAAGCGGACCCGGTCTCGGTGCTCCACCCGGAGATCTCCGGCGGCTCCTTCGAGGGGCTGGTGGCGGTCCACTCGCTCTCCAAGCGGTCCAACCTGGCGGGCTACCGGGCGGCCTTCCTCGCCGGTGACGAGGCGGTGCTGGGCGAGCTGCTGAAGATCCGCAAGCACGGCGGGATGATGGTCCCCGCCCCGGTGCAGGCCGCCACGGTCGCGGCGCTCGGCGACGACAAGCATGTGACGGAGCAGCGCGAGCGCTACGAGCGGCGCCGGGCCGCGCTGCGGTCGGCGCTGGCGGGCCACGGCCTCCGCGTCGAGCACAGCGAGGCGTCGCTGTACCTGTGGGCGACGCGGGACGAGCCCTGCTGGGACACCGTGGGCGCCCTCGCCGAACTGGGCATCCTGGTGGCCCCGGGCGAGTTCTACGGCGCGGCGGGGGAGCGGCACGTCCGGGTCGCGTTCACGGCGACCGACGAGCGCGTGGAAGCGGCGGTCCGCCGACTGGCGGGCTGA
- a CDS encoding GNAT family N-acetyltransferase, with translation MDFTTGGRLEVRITPDDVGKRVSVRLLTEDREPGATFTDVVGVLTSWTEGALSITRRTGEPVRIAESSLVAGKVVPAAPARRRGPAASAPELDRVAARAWPPVTSEPLGEWTLRASGGFTRRANSVLPLGDPGMGLDAALRRVTEWYAARGLPAYIQVSTGAEGTQELLAAELESRGWLREVSSRMEIAALAPIGDLDADTSAVTLSGRLDDAWLTRYQRSSGEPSPEARTVLSGGPSVWFATIAAEGGGAPAAIGRCVVDGRWAGFTAVEVAPERRRQGLAKAVMTALARKALDEGASAAYLQVETDNGGAHALYEGMGFTVHHGYHHWRASGEDPR, from the coding sequence GTGGATTTCACCACTGGCGGACGTCTCGAAGTCCGGATCACCCCGGATGACGTGGGAAAACGCGTCTCGGTCAGGCTTCTGACCGAAGATCGTGAGCCCGGTGCCACCTTCACCGACGTGGTCGGGGTTCTCACATCGTGGACCGAGGGCGCGCTCTCCATCACCCGGCGTACCGGTGAGCCGGTGCGGATCGCCGAGTCGTCCCTGGTGGCGGGAAAGGTGGTGCCCGCCGCACCGGCCCGCCGCCGCGGCCCCGCGGCGAGCGCGCCCGAGCTGGACCGGGTCGCCGCCCGGGCCTGGCCGCCGGTGACCAGCGAACCACTGGGCGAATGGACGCTGCGCGCCTCCGGCGGATTCACCCGGCGCGCCAATTCGGTACTGCCCCTCGGCGACCCCGGGATGGGTCTCGACGCGGCGCTGCGCCGGGTGACCGAATGGTACGCGGCCCGGGGGCTGCCCGCGTACATCCAGGTCAGCACGGGCGCCGAGGGCACCCAGGAACTGCTCGCGGCGGAGCTGGAGAGCCGCGGCTGGCTACGGGAGGTCTCCTCGCGGATGGAGATCGCGGCGCTCGCCCCCATCGGGGACCTGGACGCCGACACCTCGGCGGTGACGCTCTCCGGCCGACTCGACGACGCCTGGCTGACCCGCTACCAGCGGTCGTCCGGCGAGCCCTCGCCCGAGGCGCGGACGGTGCTGTCCGGCGGCCCGTCGGTGTGGTTCGCGACCATAGCGGCGGAAGGGGGCGGCGCCCCGGCCGCGATCGGGCGCTGTGTGGTGGACGGCCGCTGGGCCGGGTTCACCGCCGTGGAGGTCGCCCCGGAGCGGCGGCGCCAGGGGCTGGCCAAGGCCGTGATGACGGCGCTGGCCCGCAAGGCGCTCGACGAGGGCGCCTCGGCCGCGTATCTCCAGGTGGAGACGGACAACGGCGGGGCGCACGCCCTCTACGAGGGCATGGGCTTCACCGTCCACCACGGCTATCATCACTGGCGCGCGTCCGGGGAGGATCCGCGCTGA
- a CDS encoding transglutaminase-like domain-containing protein, with product MPRMNDVSRRRWFADAAREERPDLALLCLLVGMEADPGLDETGIDEAQIELDRLAGQLPFSPGGPEDWAAALARLLGERHGFRGGPADYRRLQSSLLHQVLRRRRGLPILLSVVWMEVARRAGAPVYGVGLPGHFVVGFGDPYGGHVLANPFDGGRPLSAEDAATLVSGATGAPLSPSMLTPAGPLDIVLRILNNIRAWASARPERTDVRLWALELSLLLPSHPAELRYERAKLLVERGEFLTGARELEDYAEIVAAVEPDAAETIRRQARAARAMLN from the coding sequence ATGCCACGGATGAACGACGTCTCCCGCCGCCGCTGGTTCGCCGACGCGGCCCGCGAAGAGCGCCCCGATCTGGCGCTGCTGTGCCTGCTGGTGGGCATGGAGGCCGACCCCGGCCTGGACGAGACCGGAATCGACGAAGCGCAGATCGAGCTGGACCGGCTGGCCGGTCAGCTCCCCTTCTCCCCCGGCGGCCCCGAGGACTGGGCCGCCGCGCTGGCCCGCCTCCTCGGTGAGCGCCATGGCTTCCGGGGCGGCCCGGCCGACTACCGGCGGCTGCAGTCCTCGCTCCTCCACCAGGTGCTGCGGCGCCGCCGCGGGCTGCCGATCCTGCTGTCCGTGGTGTGGATGGAGGTGGCGCGACGGGCGGGCGCGCCGGTGTACGGGGTGGGGCTGCCGGGCCACTTCGTGGTCGGCTTCGGGGATCCTTACGGCGGCCATGTGCTGGCCAATCCGTTCGACGGCGGGCGGCCGCTGTCCGCCGAGGACGCGGCGACGCTGGTGTCGGGGGCCACGGGCGCCCCGCTGTCGCCGTCGATGCTGACCCCGGCCGGGCCGCTGGACATCGTGCTGCGGATCCTCAACAACATCCGCGCCTGGGCGTCCGCCCGCCCCGAGCGCACCGATGTCCGGCTCTGGGCACTGGAGCTGTCCCTGCTGCTGCCCAGCCATCCGGCCGAGTTGCGCTACGAGCGGGCGAAACTCCTCGTGGAGCGGGGCGAGTTCCTGACCGGCGCCAGGGAGCTGGAGGACTACGCGGAGATCGTGGCGGCGGTGGAGCCCGACGCCGCCGAGACGATACGCAGGCAGGCCCGCGCCGCCCGCGCGATGCTGAACTGA
- a CDS encoding DUF3117 domain-containing protein → MAAMKPRTGDGPLEVTKEGRGIVMRVPLEGGGRLVVELTPDEADALGDALKKVVG, encoded by the coding sequence ATGGCGGCCATGAAGCCGCGGACGGGCGACGGCCCGCTCGAGGTGACCAAGGAGGGGCGGGGCATCGTCATGCGCGTTCCGCTCGAAGGCGGCGGTCGGCTCGTCGTCGAGCTGACACCGGACGAGGCCGACGCCCTCGGCGATGCCCTGAAGAAGGTTGTCGGCTGA
- a CDS encoding DNA-3-methyladenine glycosylase I: MSEQGVVEGPDGLPRCPWGLESESMADYRVYHDTEWGRPVHGDDALYERVSLEAFQSGLSWLTILRRREGFRAAFADFSIKKVAEFTEADQERLLADPGIIRNRAKIAATIANARAAAALAPGELSELIWSHAPASDGRPVPRTFADVPAITPESTALSRDLKKHGFRFVGPTTAYALMQACGLVNDHLADCHIRDAV, from the coding sequence ATGAGCGAGCAGGGTGTGGTCGAGGGTCCGGACGGTCTGCCGCGCTGTCCCTGGGGCCTGGAGAGCGAGTCCATGGCCGACTACCGCGTCTACCACGACACGGAGTGGGGCCGCCCGGTCCACGGCGATGACGCGCTCTACGAGCGGGTCTCCCTGGAGGCGTTCCAGTCGGGGCTGTCCTGGCTGACGATCCTGCGCCGCCGGGAGGGGTTCCGGGCCGCCTTCGCCGACTTCTCGATCAAGAAGGTCGCGGAGTTCACCGAGGCCGACCAGGAGCGGCTGCTCGCCGACCCCGGCATCATCCGCAACCGCGCCAAGATCGCCGCCACGATCGCCAACGCCCGGGCCGCGGCGGCCCTGGCCCCCGGTGAGCTGAGCGAGCTGATCTGGTCCCACGCCCCGGCCTCCGACGGCCGCCCGGTGCCGCGGACCTTCGCCGATGTCCCCGCGATCACCCCGGAGTCCACGGCCCTCAGCCGCGACCTCAAGAAGCACGGCTTCCGCTTCGTCGGCCCCACCACGGCGTACGCGCTGATGCAGGCATGCGGCCTGGTCAACGACCATCTGGCCGACTGCCACATCCGCGACGCGGTCTGA
- the dapE gene encoding succinyl-diaminopimelate desuccinylase, with translation MAHPALDLSLDAARLTARLVDFPSVSGEEKALADAVEQALRALPQLTVDRDGDAVVARTNLGRDERVVLAGHLDTVPIADNVPSRLDDDGVLWGCGTSDMKSGVAVQLRMAATVPAPNRDLTFVFYDHEEVAAELNGLGRLARNHPEWLAGDFAVLLEPTDGKVEGGCQGTLRVRVSTQGRRAHSARSWLGENAIHKAAPILDRLACYVPRRAEIDGLTYREGLNAVTIEGGHATNVIPDFCTVTVNFRFAPDRSEDEALAHVREVFTGFEVELTDSAPGALPGLAHPSAAALVATLGVEVAPKDAWTDVARFSALGVPAVNYGPGDPKLAHTREEHVPVAAVLEAEERLRAWLTS, from the coding sequence ATGGCACACCCAGCACTCGACCTGTCCCTGGACGCGGCCCGGCTCACCGCCCGGCTCGTCGACTTCCCCTCGGTCAGCGGTGAGGAGAAGGCGCTCGCCGACGCCGTGGAGCAGGCCCTGCGGGCCCTGCCCCAGCTGACCGTCGACCGGGACGGGGACGCCGTCGTGGCCCGCACGAACCTGGGCCGGGACGAGCGGGTCGTGCTGGCGGGCCACCTGGACACCGTGCCGATCGCCGACAACGTGCCCTCGCGCCTCGACGACGACGGCGTGCTGTGGGGCTGCGGCACCTCCGACATGAAGTCCGGCGTCGCCGTACAGCTGCGCATGGCCGCCACCGTGCCCGCACCCAACCGCGACCTCACCTTCGTCTTCTACGACCACGAGGAGGTCGCCGCCGAGCTCAACGGGCTGGGGCGGCTGGCCAGGAACCACCCCGAGTGGCTGGCCGGGGACTTCGCCGTGCTGCTGGAGCCCACCGACGGCAAGGTCGAGGGCGGCTGCCAGGGCACGCTGCGGGTACGGGTGAGCACCCAGGGGCGGCGCGCCCACTCCGCGCGCAGCTGGCTCGGCGAGAACGCCATCCACAAGGCCGCGCCGATCCTGGACCGGCTGGCCTGCTATGTGCCCCGGCGGGCGGAGATCGACGGGCTCACCTACCGCGAGGGCCTCAACGCCGTGACGATCGAGGGTGGCCACGCGACCAACGTCATCCCCGACTTCTGCACGGTGACGGTGAACTTCCGCTTCGCCCCCGACCGCTCCGAGGACGAGGCGCTCGCGCACGTCCGCGAGGTCTTCACCGGCTTCGAGGTCGAGCTCACCGACAGCGCGCCCGGCGCCCTGCCCGGTCTCGCCCATCCGTCGGCCGCCGCCCTCGTGGCGACGCTCGGGGTGGAGGTGGCGCCCAAGGACGCCTGGACCGACGTGGCCCGCTTCTCGGCGCTCGGCGTGCCCGCCGTGAACTACGGACCCGGCGATCCGAAGCTGGCCCACACCCGCGAGGAGCACGTCCCGGTCGCCGCCGTCCTGGAGGCCGAGGAGCGCCTGCGGGCCTGGCTGACCAGCTAG